One segment of Phragmites australis chromosome 13, lpPhrAust1.1, whole genome shotgun sequence DNA contains the following:
- the LOC133889694 gene encoding oleosin 16 kDa produces MADQHRGVMGGGGLGEPYRGGGHGQAQQKQGAMMTALKAAAAATASGSMLVLSGLILAGTVIALTVATPVLVIFSPVLVPAAIALALMAAGFMTSGGLGVAALSVFSWMYKYLTGKHPPGADQLDHAKARLASKARDIKEAAQHRIDQAQSS; encoded by the coding sequence ATGGCTGATCAGCACCGAGGCGTGATGGGAGGCGGCGGCCTCGGCGAGCCCTACCGCGGGGGCGGTCACGGCCAGGCGCAGCAGAAGCAGGGCGCCATGATGACGGCTCTGaaggccgcggcggccgcgacTGCCAGCGGGTCGATGCTGGTGCTGTCCGGGCTCATCCTCGCCGGCACCGTCATCGCGCTCACGGTGGCCACCCCGGTGCTGGTCATCTTCAGCCCGGTGCTCGTGCCGGCCGCCATCGCGCTGGCGCTCATGGCAGCCGGGTTCATGACGTCCGGCGGCCTCGGTGTGGCTGCGCTGTCCGTATTCTCGTGGATGTACAAGTACCTGACCGGGAAGCACCCGCCGGGCGCCGACCAGCTAGACCACGCCAAGGCGCGGCTCGCGTCCAAGGCCCGCGACATCAAGGAGGCGGCGCAGCACCGCATCGACCAGGCGCAGAGTTCTTAA